One genomic window of Nicotiana sylvestris chromosome 10, ASM39365v2, whole genome shotgun sequence includes the following:
- the LOC138880220 gene encoding uncharacterized protein — protein MDGNTDIHAPPPSRGGIGVIPVVDQHHPLFLQPCDTPGSSLISIKLIGPENYALWNSSMRVSLLEKSKLGFVDVLSWIMNSVSNELLSGMVYATSAQKVWTDLRKTFDEVNGSRILYLHRQIATLTQDISSVSVYFSKLKELWAELDVVMPCPGCGYEESKKYVEHFESQRLLQFLWD, from the exons ATGGATGGTAATACTGATATTCATGCACCACCTCCATCTAGAGGCGGCATTGGCGTTATTCCAGTTGTAGATCAACATCATCCACTCTTTCTACAACCTTGTGATACTCCAGGTAGCTCGCTAATCTCAATTAAACTCATTGGACCTGAGAATTATGCCTTATGGAATAGTTCTATGCGAGTTAGTTTACTTGAAAAGAGCAAATTAGGATTTGTCGATG TGCTTTCATGGATAATGAATTCTGTTAGCAATGAATTACTTAGTGGTATGGTATATGCTACGAGTGCTCAAAAGGTTTGGACTGACCTTAGGAAAACTTTTGATGAAGTAAATGGATCTAGAATTTTGTACCTTCATAGACAAATAGCCACCTTAACTCAGGATATCTCATCAGTTTCAGTCTATTTCTCAAAACTGAAGGAATTGTGGGCAGAATTGGATGTCGTGATGCCTTGTCCTGGTTGTGGTTATGAAGAGTCCAAAAAGTATGTTGAGCACTTTGAGTCTCAAAGACTTCTGCAGTTTCTATGGGATTGA